GATTAGCTTGCGATGGATGGTGTTGCTGGTAGCGATGGGCCTGGTTGTGGGCTGCGGCGAGACGGACACGCCGACGCAGGATGCGGACACAACGGATGCGGACGGTTCGGGCGATGCGCGCGACGGTGGCGACGGCGATGTGGGTGCCGCCGACGATGGCGGCGCCGACGACGCGCCGGACCTCGGCAGCGTTTTGGTCGGCACATGGGACGCGGTGGAGGACCAGAACGGCGCGTTGCGTTCCGGCATGCTGGTGTTCACCTACCACGCGGACGGCACGGGCACTGTCGTCGAGGAGGGCGGCCCGCCAAAGACCTATCGGTGGACCTACGACGCGGATGCGGGCACGCTGCATGTCGAGACGGAGAACGAGGACCTGCTGTTCGACGCGACGTTCGCGGGCGGACGGCTGACACTGGTGATGGAGATGGAGGGCGGTGACGCGATGCGGCTGGTGATGGAGCGGATGGATGCGGCCGGTGAGTAGTTTTCTCTTGCGCGTTGGGCTCATGCTGTTGCTGGTGTCGCTCTTGGGCTGTGGCCAGTCGCCGCAGGCGGAGCTCACAGGCGTATGGTCGGTCACGCAGCGCTTTGGCCAGCCGATGCCAGAGGGCGTGACGGAGATGCGGACGTTCCACAAGGACGGCACTTTGACGATCGCGCGCTCCGACATGGACGAGCCCCACACGGTCGGCTGGTCGGTCGTCGGCGAGTGGACGATCCGCATCGACCCCGGCGACGATTCGGACGCGCCGGCCAACGACTACACCTACCGCGTCGACGGCGAGACGCTGACGATCGCGGGCGAGCAGGGGGATACGGTGCTGGTGCGGGTGGACTAGCCGTCGGCGCGGCGCATGTTTCGCCACCCGCCCAACGGGCGGCGCGTCGCGACACGGTCAACGCACCCCACGCGCCGCCCGCTGGGCGGGCGGCGAAACATGTTCCGTGCGATTCTTCCTCTCACCTTTTCAGGACCCTCACGATGCCCCTGCTCCGATTTGTCGCGCTGCTGATGCTGGCCTTCTTCCTGCTCGGCGTCGGCGGCTGCGCTTCGACGTCCGGGGTGGGCGCGAACGATCCCGACCTACCACCGGCTGGCCGCTACGACGTCGTCGTCTACGGCGGGACGTCGGCGGGCGTTATCGCGGCGGTGCAGGCCAAGCGCGACGGGCTGAGCGTCGTGATCGTTGGGCCCGATGTCCACCTGGGCGGCTTGTCGTCGGGTGGGCTAGGCGCAACCGATAGCGGGGACAAGTCGGTCATCGGCGGATTGTCGCTGGACTTCTACGAACGCCTGGGCGCACACTACGGCCGCGATGACGCGGCGTGGACGTTCGAGCCGCATGTCGCGGAGCAGGTGTTTGAACAGTACGTCGCCGAGCACGATATCCCGGTGTTCCGCGACCGCTGGCTTGACCGCGAAGGCGGTGTCGCGATGGACGGCCAGCGCATCGTGTCGGTGACGATGCTCGACGGCTCGACGTTCCACGGCAGCGTTTTTATCGACGCGACCTACGAGGGGGACCTGATGGCCGCGGCCGGCGTGAGCTACACCGTCGGCCGCGAGCCGAACGACACGTACGGCGAGACACTCAACGGCGTCGCGATCCACGAAGATCGGTATCACCAGTTCGCCGCGCCGGTGGACCCGTATGTCGTGCCGGGCGACCCGTCGAGTGGCTTGTTGCCCGGTGTGAGCGCGGACCCGCCGGGGACCGACGGGCAGGGCGACCGCCGGATTCAGGCATACTGTTTCCGCATGTGCCTGACGCAGGTCGCGGAGAACCGCGTGCCGTTCCCCATGCCCGCCGGCTACGACCCGGCACGTTACGAGCTGCTCTTGCGAACGGTTCTGGCCGGCGCGAACCGCCACGGCGCGGGCTTCTTTTCGACGCACCCGATGCCGAACGGCAAGACCGACTCGAACAACGCCGGGCCTTTTTCGACCGACCACATCGGCGCGAACTACGAGTACCCCGAGGCGGGTTACGCCCGGCGCGCCGAGATCATCGAAGACCACCGGCGCTACCAGCAGGGGCTGATGTACTTCCTCTCCAACGACGCGCGTGTCCCGGCCGAGCTGCGCGAGACGGTGGGGCGGTGGGGGCTGTGCAAGGACGAGTTTGTCGACAGCGGCCACTGGCCCCACCAGCTCTACATCCGCGAGGCCCGGCGGATGGTCGGCGACTTCGTCGTCACCGAGGGCCACGTGCGGCGCGACATGGAGACGCCCCGGCCGATCGGGATGGGGTCGTACAACATGGACTCGCACCACGTGCAGCGGTACGTCACCGCCGAGGGCCATGTGCGCAACGAGGGCGATGTGCAGGTCTCGCCCGGCGGGGCGTACCCGATCGACTACGGCGCGATCGTCCCGAAGCGCGGGGAGTGTGAGAACCTGCTGGTGCCGGTGTGCGTGAGCGCGTCGCACATCGCGTTTGGCTCGATCCGGATGGAGCCGGTGTTCATGGTGCTGGGCCAGTCCGCGGCGCAGGCGGCGAAGATTGCGATCGCGGAGGGCGTCGCGGTGCAGGATGTGGACGCCGCGCGGCTTGAAGCGGCGATGCTTGAGGCCGGGCAGGTGCTGCGTGCGCCGTCGCGGGGGCTGGACCCCAAGACGCTGGCGGGTGTAGTCGTGGATGATGAGGATGCCCGGTTTGTCGGTGAATGGACGCATAGCCAGTCGACCCCGGGTTTCGTCCACAACGGCTACCGGCACGATGGCGATGCGCGTGACGGCGAAGCGTCAGCGCGATTCCATACAAACGCACTCTCGCCGGGTAGGTACGAGGTGCGACTGGCGTATACGCCCAATGCAAACCGGTCGCGCACGACGCGCGTGACGGTGCATCATGGCGGGGGCGAGTCGGTGGTGACGGTCGATCAGCGTGCCGCGCCGCCGATCGACGGTGCGTTTGTGTCGCTTGGGGTGTTTGCGTTCGAGGACGGCACGCCCGCGACGGTGGTCGTCACGAACGCAGGCGCGGACGGCTACGTCATCGCCGACGCGGTGCAGTGGCTGCCGGCGGGGCGTTAGGCCTTGACTGAAAAAGTGCGGCGGGCGTCTCGCCCGCCATCACGGCGCAGCCGTGACACCATGAGCTTCGGGCTGCGCCCGAACGGCGGGTGAGACGCCCGCCCCACCGAAGACGCAGCTTGTATACGTTCTCATAATGTCAAATCTGGGTGGCGCGTTTTCTGAGATCACGGTCGTATGACACCGCATCGACGACATATGCGGTGCGCGGTGTTTTTCTACGGGCGTTTCGTGCATCGCCGGCTTCAGCGGGCGATTCCGATCTCCGATCGGTTGTCGGGGCGGGGCGGGTCCGAGAAGGCCCGGCCGCGTCCTAGAATCCCCCGCGCCGCGTGTTGCTGTGCGGGGGGCGGGCCCGGTAAGCGGCCGTCGGCGGTTTTCGTTTTGGGAATCGCGGCGCGGCATAAGATGAGGTCGGCTTCGCAGCCCGTCTCGTTTCACGCCGGCTCCGGCAAACCTCTTTTCCTCTTTTGGAGTCTTCTCATGCAGATGAACATCCGAACCCTCAACCTTGACGCCAGCCCCGCGCTGGACGACCACGCCACCGAGCGGCTTGAAGCGGCGCTTGCGCACTTCGCCGGCCGGGTCGGCGCGGTCGATGTCCGGCTTGAAGATATCCACGGCCACCGCCACGGCCAGGAGATGCGTTGCACGCTGCGGGTCCACCTCGAAGGCGCGGGGGTCGTGATGATCGAGCAGGTCGACCCCGACATCTACCACGCGATCGACACCGCGGCGCACCGGCTCAAGCGCGTCGTCCGCCGAAAGATTAATCGGTCGCGCACATTCAGCCATCAACGCCACACCGACCAGCGCCGCGCGGCCTAGCGCGTTACGCCGTGACCCTGGACATCCTGCTCCTCTAAACACGAAGGGCGTCGCCGAAGATGGCGACGCCCTTTGGCGTTGAGGGGGTAGCGCGGTGGGTGCCACACAACTGCCCTGCTCGGAGGGCTGCTGTGTGGCACCCATCGGGTGATGGTCGGCGCAGGTTCAAGCGTATGCGGCGGGGCGGGTGCCCGGGGCGCCGGCGGTGTTGGCGTGGGTGTGTGCGAAGTCGAGCATGCCGCCCAGCCGGGTGCGGAAAAAGCCCAGGCGGTTATCGACCTTGGCGGCGGAGAGCCCGAGGAGCGAGCCGATCTCGAGGGTGGTGAGGCCGTCGGCGTAGTAGAGCAAGAGGATGTAGCGGTCGTCGCGTTCCAGCGTCTGGAGGTACTGCCGGATCCGTGTCGCGTCCTTGCTCGCCATGGTGTCGCTCCGAGGGTGAAGTGTTGAGTCGCGGCGATGTTGAGTCGTGACACCGTTTCGTGAATCCGGATCGCCGGGGGGCGCTTGGGCATCCATGCCGTGCGCGCGCGAAATCTTGATGCATGGGTTATCGGGGCGGGCGCGCGC
The sequence above is a segment of the Phycisphaeraceae bacterium D3-23 genome. Coding sequences within it:
- a CDS encoding FAD-dependent oxidoreductase: MPLLRFVALLMLAFFLLGVGGCASTSGVGANDPDLPPAGRYDVVVYGGTSAGVIAAVQAKRDGLSVVIVGPDVHLGGLSSGGLGATDSGDKSVIGGLSLDFYERLGAHYGRDDAAWTFEPHVAEQVFEQYVAEHDIPVFRDRWLDREGGVAMDGQRIVSVTMLDGSTFHGSVFIDATYEGDLMAAAGVSYTVGREPNDTYGETLNGVAIHEDRYHQFAAPVDPYVVPGDPSSGLLPGVSADPPGTDGQGDRRIQAYCFRMCLTQVAENRVPFPMPAGYDPARYELLLRTVLAGANRHGAGFFSTHPMPNGKTDSNNAGPFSTDHIGANYEYPEAGYARRAEIIEDHRRYQQGLMYFLSNDARVPAELRETVGRWGLCKDEFVDSGHWPHQLYIREARRMVGDFVVTEGHVRRDMETPRPIGMGSYNMDSHHVQRYVTAEGHVRNEGDVQVSPGGAYPIDYGAIVPKRGECENLLVPVCVSASHIAFGSIRMEPVFMVLGQSAAQAAKIAIAEGVAVQDVDAARLEAAMLEAGQVLRAPSRGLDPKTLAGVVVDDEDARFVGEWTHSQSTPGFVHNGYRHDGDARDGEASARFHTNALSPGRYEVRLAYTPNANRSRTTRVTVHHGGGESVVTVDQRAAPPIDGAFVSLGVFAFEDGTPATVVVTNAGADGYVIADAVQWLPAGR
- the raiA gene encoding ribosome-associated translation inhibitor RaiA, which gives rise to MQMNIRTLNLDASPALDDHATERLEAALAHFAGRVGAVDVRLEDIHGHRHGQEMRCTLRVHLEGAGVVMIEQVDPDIYHAIDTAAHRLKRVVRRKINRSRTFSHQRHTDQRRAA
- a CDS encoding sigma-70 region 4 domain-containing protein; this encodes MASKDATRIRQYLQTLERDDRYILLLYYADGLTTLEIGSLLGLSAAKVDNRLGFFRTRLGGMLDFAHTHANTAGAPGTRPAAYA